In the Thermococcus sp. MAR1 genome, one interval contains:
- a CDS encoding plasmid mobilization protein — translation MFKGIIERLIDLQAPTTRKLKIPLAGIRAFETILKSKDISSSALAIEIAVAEFSKYSKGDPQVTSDFEKILVREFSGLNTPRLIKKKARALKEIWELEARTLTAKNKRNKWLSIRVTEDEYDMISKRAQEEGLDISNYIRKRLGLEYKS, via the coding sequence ATGTTTAAGGGCATTATTGAAAGGTTGATAGATCTTCAGGCACCTACCACTCGTAAACTTAAGATTCCTCTTGCGGGAATAAGGGCATTTGAGACCATTTTAAAATCTAAAGATATTTCAAGCTCTGCACTTGCTATTGAGATTGCCGTGGCAGAGTTCTCCAAATATTCCAAAGGAGATCCCCAGGTAACTTCTGACTTCGAGAAAATTCTTGTTAGAGAGTTTTCGGGATTAAACACCCCCAGATTGATCAAGAAAAAGGCTAGGGCTCTCAAAGAAATATGGGAACTTGAAGCTAGGACGTTGACTGCTAAAAACAAGCGTAATAAGTGGTTATCAATCCGCGTTACTGAGGATGAGTATGATATGATCTCTAAGCGGGCGCAGGAGGAGGGGCTGGACATATCCAACTACATTAGAAAGAGATTGGGTCTTGAGTATAAATCGTGA
- a CDS encoding ferredoxin, whose amino-acid sequence MAWKVRVDQDVCIGDAICASLCPDVFEMNDEGKSVPIVEVIEDENLYNCAVEAAEACPVSCIYIEEA is encoded by the coding sequence ATGGCTTGGAAGGTTAGGGTTGACCAGGACGTTTGTATTGGAGATGCTATCTGTGCCAGCCTCTGCCCGGACGTCTTCGAGATGAACGACGAGGGCAAGAGCGTTCCTATCGTCGAGGTTATCGAGGACGAGAACCTCTACAACTGCGCCGTTGAGGCTGCCGAGGCCTGCCCGGTCAGCTGCATTTACATCGAGGAGGCCTGA
- a CDS encoding SDR family NAD(P)-dependent oxidoreductase yields the protein MAGRKSLSELISLKGKRALITGAASGIGRATAIRFAEAGADLELVDLNESGLEETKALVEEFGVEVNLHRVDLSRKVEVDALWEVLRGREPTVLVNNAGVYWFKDFTEVDEGFYEKVMAINLHSVFWMCQNFVRLRKERGGVIINVSSIEAFLPFAKGLAHYDAAKLGVVALTRAIAREYGKRIRANVVVPGGIETEGVRRLKKEAIMKLDMEKIGISFNFNARLPVGRFGEPDEVARVILFLASDLASYVNGAIIPVDGGFLST from the coding sequence ATGGCGGGACGGAAAAGCCTCTCCGAGCTGATCTCACTTAAGGGAAAGCGGGCACTTATTACCGGTGCTGCCTCTGGAATAGGCCGCGCCACCGCCATAAGGTTTGCCGAAGCTGGAGCAGACCTTGAGCTCGTCGACCTCAACGAGTCAGGTCTGGAAGAAACTAAAGCCCTTGTGGAGGAGTTTGGGGTGGAGGTGAACCTTCACCGCGTCGACCTCTCCCGGAAGGTGGAGGTCGATGCCCTCTGGGAGGTCCTGAGGGGCAGGGAGCCTACTGTGCTGGTCAACAACGCCGGCGTCTACTGGTTCAAGGACTTCACGGAGGTCGATGAAGGGTTCTACGAAAAGGTCATGGCGATAAACCTCCACTCCGTTTTCTGGATGTGCCAGAACTTCGTGAGGCTTAGAAAGGAGCGGGGAGGCGTGATAATCAATGTGAGCTCCATAGAGGCGTTTCTGCCCTTTGCCAAAGGCCTTGCCCACTACGATGCCGCAAAGCTCGGCGTGGTCGCTTTAACGAGGGCGATAGCGAGGGAATACGGAAAGAGAATCAGGGCCAATGTGGTCGTTCCGGGAGGAATAGAGACCGAAGGGGTAAGGAGGCTCAAGAAAGAGGCGATAATGAAGCTCGACATGGAGAAGATAGGCATATCCTTCAACTTCAACGCGCGCCTCCCGGTGGGCCGCTTTGGGGAGCCCGATGAGGTCGCGAGGGTGATACTCTTCCTTGCGAGCGATTTAGCCAGCTACGTGAACGGTGCAATAATCCCGGTTGATGGGGGATTTCTATCAACGTAA
- a CDS encoding DUF262 domain-containing protein, whose translation MEAERKELFIQSHDKTIREILNTGSYHYVVPDFQRPYSWNTTGSQRQQVIDLWDDLMDIIESKNRDFHFMGAMIFAKKPGDAKTRIIIDGQQRLLTLTIIFAAMRDVIFEIISTNRRADPKIKDYLERLALRSIHERIIAGFDETSGEEIPLIDPHPDDRDFFLNFIVRYRGANGDYLLFREKKREWQKLRGSNDVMPSHVKMWKAYEYSYRQIRKLLFRENRRRTRDLQEIKDQLQNLFSILMDSLQVIATQAKNEEDAHVIFETLNDRGVELTVTDLIRNYIFSKATTSELRDHIRNQWEQIKNNTMGKMDTFLRYYYMIFNGKARKKGLYKQLKDLLEPKIQKQGVRETLNELVWYSRVYRILMDPPEKVSKKSQIDMKIISLLLEHKIFGVQQDLPLLMVAYRLYENNQKEEFAKILEFTNSVIVRYLKLLSNSPSSLEKLYGGLAYELNTLIESGEYQRFEIFIRQQISEKESLKEFLDTIQNDDLIKSRLKQSPITPERAKEILIALTNREKGIIADPNEVSLEHILPQNPSEDWIKAIFGSTLTGKEIIEKQKELEPYINNIGNLTLISINDNRHIGNALYSEKIKHYINSAYPLTKEIPQKYPRWNVNTIMDRAEELSEKILSTWKIKL comes from the coding sequence GTGGAAGCAGAAAGAAAGGAATTGTTTATTCAGAGCCATGATAAAACCATTAGGGAAATATTAAACACGGGTTCGTACCATTATGTGGTACCAGATTTTCAGAGGCCATACTCTTGGAACACTACAGGCTCTCAAAGGCAACAAGTAATTGATCTATGGGATGATCTTATGGATATCATAGAGAGCAAAAATAGAGATTTCCACTTTATGGGTGCTATGATATTCGCAAAGAAGCCTGGAGATGCTAAAACTAGGATAATAATTGACGGTCAGCAAAGGTTGCTTACCCTCACGATAATCTTTGCGGCCATGAGAGATGTTATATTTGAGATTATATCAACAAATAGGAGAGCAGATCCTAAGATTAAGGATTACTTAGAGCGATTAGCACTTCGCTCCATTCATGAACGGATCATTGCAGGATTCGATGAGACGAGTGGGGAAGAAATTCCTTTGATTGATCCTCACCCAGATGATAGGGATTTCTTTTTGAATTTTATAGTACGTTATAGGGGAGCTAATGGGGACTACCTCTTATTTAGAGAAAAGAAAAGAGAATGGCAAAAATTACGTGGTTCAAATGATGTCATGCCTTCCCACGTTAAAATGTGGAAGGCCTACGAATATTCCTATAGACAAATACGAAAATTGTTATTCCGTGAAAATCGTCGGAGAACGCGGGATCTCCAAGAGATTAAAGATCAGCTTCAAAACTTGTTTTCGATTTTAATGGATAGTCTGCAAGTGATAGCAACACAAGCTAAGAATGAAGAGGATGCCCACGTAATCTTTGAAACCCTTAATGATAGAGGCGTTGAATTGACGGTGACTGATCTTATCAGGAACTATATATTCTCAAAAGCTACTACTTCTGAACTCAGGGATCATATCCGAAATCAGTGGGAGCAGATTAAAAATAACACAATGGGGAAAATGGATACCTTTCTGAGATATTACTACATGATATTTAATGGAAAAGCTAGAAAGAAAGGGTTATATAAGCAATTAAAAGACCTGTTGGAGCCAAAAATTCAGAAACAAGGAGTTAGGGAGACACTAAATGAGTTAGTGTGGTATTCTAGGGTTTACAGAATACTAATGGATCCTCCAGAGAAAGTATCTAAAAAGAGTCAGATTGACATGAAAATTATTAGTCTCCTATTAGAGCACAAGATTTTCGGGGTCCAACAAGATCTACCCTTGTTAATGGTCGCGTACAGACTTTATGAAAACAACCAGAAAGAAGAATTTGCAAAGATCTTGGAGTTTACAAACTCTGTCATTGTTAGATATCTAAAGTTACTAAGCAATAGTCCTAGTAGCCTTGAAAAACTCTATGGTGGGCTTGCTTATGAGCTCAATACTCTCATTGAATCTGGAGAATATCAACGCTTTGAGATTTTTATCAGACAACAAATTTCTGAAAAAGAAAGTCTCAAGGAATTCTTGGATACTATCCAAAATGATGATCTAATAAAATCCCGACTGAAACAGTCGCCAATCACACCTGAAAGGGCAAAGGAGATATTAATCGCACTAACCAACAGAGAAAAGGGTATTATTGCGGATCCTAATGAGGTTTCCTTGGAACATATCTTGCCCCAAAATCCATCAGAGGATTGGATTAAGGCAATATTTGGGAGCACACTAACTGGCAAGGAGATAATAGAAAAACAAAAAGAACTGGAACCATATATAAACAACATTGGGAATCTTACGTTGATATCTATTAATGACAATAGGCACATAGGCAATGCATTATATTCTGAAAAAATTAAGCACTATATTAACTCTGCATACCCACTAACCAAGGAGATACCTCAAAAGTATCCAAGATGGAATGTCAATACAATAATGGACAGAGCAGAAGAACTTTCAGAGAAGATACTCTCCACGTGGAAAATAAAGCTTTAG
- a CDS encoding nicotinate phosphoribosyltransferase yields MRDFYIAHEDDIKAGKTTDVYFIRTRKILVEKGIHRKVFADVTTTSLPHGWKWGVLAGIEEVAKLLEGLPVNVYAMPEGTIFHPYEPVLQIEGYYKEFGVYETALLGMLSQASGIATAALRTKIAANFKPVYSFGIRHMHPAIAPMIDRSAFIGGCDGVSGVLGAEMIGEKPVGTMPHALILTVGDQVKAWKYFDEVVEPGVPRTALVDTLCDEKFEALMAAEALGESLTAVRLDTPSSRRGNFRRIIEEVRWELDLRGYDHVKIFVSGGLNEESIREIVDIADAFGVGGSIASAKPVDFSLDIVEIEGKPITKRGKLSGRKQIYRCEKGHYHRVPAEKKLERCPVCGAKVEPLLKPLIENGEIVAELPKAREIREYVLEQARKFNLTLE; encoded by the coding sequence ATGAGGGACTTCTACATCGCCCACGAGGACGATATCAAGGCCGGAAAGACCACTGACGTTTACTTCATCAGAACCCGGAAGATACTCGTCGAGAAGGGCATCCACAGGAAGGTTTTCGCCGATGTAACGACGACTTCTTTGCCCCATGGCTGGAAGTGGGGGGTCTTAGCTGGAATCGAAGAAGTGGCAAAGCTCCTTGAGGGCCTTCCGGTAAACGTCTACGCGATGCCTGAAGGCACGATATTTCATCCCTACGAGCCTGTCCTCCAGATAGAGGGCTACTACAAGGAGTTCGGGGTCTACGAGACCGCTTTACTTGGAATGCTCAGCCAGGCGAGCGGTATAGCCACCGCCGCCCTCAGGACGAAGATAGCGGCCAACTTCAAGCCAGTTTACTCCTTCGGCATAAGGCACATGCACCCGGCAATAGCACCTATGATAGACCGCTCCGCATTCATAGGCGGCTGCGACGGCGTTTCCGGTGTCTTGGGGGCGGAGATGATTGGAGAGAAGCCCGTCGGAACGATGCCCCACGCGCTGATTCTTACAGTAGGTGACCAGGTAAAGGCCTGGAAGTACTTCGACGAGGTTGTTGAGCCAGGGGTTCCGAGAACCGCTTTGGTTGATACGCTCTGCGACGAGAAGTTCGAGGCTCTGATGGCGGCTGAAGCTCTCGGCGAGAGTCTAACTGCTGTAAGACTTGACACGCCAAGCTCAAGGCGCGGTAACTTCAGGAGAATAATTGAAGAGGTCCGCTGGGAGCTCGACCTGAGGGGCTACGATCATGTTAAAATCTTCGTCAGCGGGGGCCTAAACGAGGAGAGCATAAGGGAGATAGTCGATATAGCGGACGCCTTTGGCGTCGGAGGTTCAATAGCCAGCGCCAAACCCGTTGACTTCTCCCTCGACATAGTAGAGATCGAGGGGAAGCCGATAACCAAGCGCGGCAAGCTCAGCGGGAGAAAGCAGATTTATCGTTGTGAGAAGGGCCACTACCACCGCGTTCCAGCTGAGAAGAAGCTTGAACGCTGCCCGGTCTGCGGTGCAAAGGTCGAGCCGCTCCTCAAGCCGCTCATCGAGAACGGCGAGATAGTGGCGGAGCTGCCGAAGGCCAGGGAGATAAGGGAGTACGTCCTTGAGCAGGCGAGGAAGTTCAACCTGACGCTTGAGTGA
- a CDS encoding DpnII family type II restriction endonuclease, with the protein MVRYHVLGYSSFEDYFEDFMNTLLPTNKTYEYFVDWKKIRSHTEKYEKELSILERLNGLDKDRAKLVLKEIINDYPSVLPVIPALIAERGTNGRVDVYDPHKREFLEFDFNPHGISESEAEAIIEFCEKSGVLDILTQVENLHEYLLGVEVGIDTNSRKGRSGALFEGMVKRLIDTKVPNYIKVVTQDKYFSLYETIGKTKREKAKRHDFVLYRNNTPIIVIEVNFYNVTGSKPIEIVGSYITLNRAAREKGVTFVWITDGPAWKKMKEPLLRGMKEIDWVVNYSQLSKLLAYFDSINWELGEL; encoded by the coding sequence ATGGTAAGATACCACGTGCTAGGATATTCAAGTTTTGAAGATTATTTTGAAGACTTTATGAACACATTACTTCCTACTAACAAAACCTACGAGTACTTTGTTGACTGGAAGAAGATCAGAAGCCATACTGAGAAATACGAAAAAGAATTGTCCATTCTAGAAAGACTGAACGGCCTCGATAAAGACAGAGCCAAATTAGTGCTTAAAGAGATAATAAACGACTATCCCTCTGTCCTCCCAGTCATCCCAGCTCTTATAGCAGAGAGAGGGACTAATGGGAGAGTAGATGTGTACGATCCACACAAGAGGGAATTTTTGGAGTTTGACTTCAACCCTCACGGTATTTCAGAATCGGAAGCGGAAGCGATCATTGAATTTTGTGAAAAAAGCGGAGTACTGGACATCTTAACGCAGGTTGAAAATCTCCATGAGTACTTACTTGGAGTTGAGGTAGGCATAGATACAAATTCTAGAAAAGGACGTAGTGGAGCATTATTTGAGGGCATGGTCAAGAGACTCATAGATACGAAGGTTCCAAACTACATTAAAGTTGTCACACAGGATAAGTACTTCTCCCTATATGAAACTATTGGAAAAACTAAACGAGAAAAAGCTAAGAGGCATGATTTCGTTCTATACAGAAACAATACTCCAATTATTGTAATTGAAGTCAATTTTTACAATGTTACCGGAAGCAAGCCAATAGAAATCGTCGGAAGTTATATCACCTTAAATAGGGCAGCCAGAGAAAAAGGGGTAACTTTTGTATGGATAACAGATGGACCAGCGTGGAAGAAGATGAAAGAACCCCTCCTACGGGGGATGAAAGAAATAGATTGGGTGGTTAATTATTCGCAGCTCTCCAAGTTACTTGCATATTTTGATTCGATAAACTGGGAACTTGGAGAGTTATAA
- a CDS encoding ATPase — MITPVGEDFVKRYRLEYNLEALDRVREKIGEKAYSRLKALLEYRLYGDDFDRSPIGVKVALAFSGGSDSTAALKILCWAGFDVVPVTVRLPQMNESVIERVRSRGAVFVDVPGYLEVITEQMNKGAPICGKCHSMVMKAVECYALENGIKILASGDLLSSGLISIYGTGELVTLNLPAFLALDKAEIIELIGGKYDLKFGCPLLWETFKKAPSVKRFAIQRILRELRARAITPEMAEALILDVLSR; from the coding sequence ATGATAACCCCAGTGGGAGAGGATTTCGTCAAGCGCTACCGCCTGGAGTACAACCTTGAAGCCCTGGATAGGGTTAGAGAGAAAATCGGAGAGAAAGCCTACTCAAGACTGAAAGCCCTTCTAGAGTATCGCCTCTACGGAGATGACTTCGACCGCTCGCCGATTGGAGTTAAAGTGGCCCTGGCCTTCTCCGGTGGTTCCGACAGCACGGCCGCGCTCAAAATACTCTGCTGGGCGGGCTTTGACGTGGTGCCCGTAACGGTCAGGCTCCCCCAGATGAACGAGAGCGTAATTGAGAGGGTCCGCTCCAGGGGCGCGGTTTTCGTGGACGTTCCCGGCTACCTCGAAGTGATAACCGAGCAGATGAACAAGGGCGCTCCCATATGCGGCAAATGCCACTCCATGGTTATGAAGGCCGTTGAGTGCTACGCCTTGGAGAACGGGATAAAAATCCTCGCCAGCGGCGACCTGCTCAGCTCCGGGCTGATATCGATTTATGGAACCGGCGAACTCGTAACCCTCAACCTTCCCGCCTTCCTGGCCTTGGACAAAGCAGAGATAATAGAGCTGATAGGGGGAAAGTACGATCTCAAGTTCGGCTGTCCGTTGCTTTGGGAGACCTTCAAGAAGGCACCGAGCGTAAAGCGCTTCGCCATTCAAAGGATTCTCCGCGAGCTCCGCGCCAGGGCCATAACGCCGGAGATGGCCGAGGCTCTGATACTCGACGTTCTCTCCCGCTGA
- a CDS encoding site-specific DNA-methyltransferase, producing the protein MLDMREVPFEEYLEFIKKHDHVIIENQRIEIGKPIQIKRFQPQNFKLETTTVWSFPERGKWATHYTNAKYRGNWAPQVPRNLILQYTKPGDVVLDAFLGSGTTLIECKLLGRHGIGVDINYEALMVAWDRLNFKYDPRMENQSTLSSYLGIKEEIEWVKPEIRLYHGDARNLDKIKDESIELIATHPPYANIIGYTKRARSLVEGDLSNVKSIDEFVSEMKKVAEEFYRVLKPGKYTAILMGDTRRHRHYVPIAFRVMKVFLEVGFILKEDIIKIQHHMRGTEPWKARKRDFYLIAHEHLFVFRKPSKKEKIAKFRDSIKI; encoded by the coding sequence ATGCTGGATATGAGGGAAGTTCCGTTCGAGGAATATCTGGAATTCATAAAAAAGCACGATCACGTCATTATAGAGAATCAAAGAATAGAGATTGGAAAACCCATCCAAATCAAAAGGTTTCAGCCTCAGAACTTCAAGCTTGAAACAACGACCGTATGGAGCTTTCCCGAGCGCGGAAAATGGGCAACTCATTATACAAATGCGAAATACAGAGGAAATTGGGCCCCCCAAGTTCCACGAAACTTGATTCTGCAGTATACAAAACCAGGAGATGTCGTTTTAGATGCCTTTTTAGGAAGCGGAACAACGCTGATAGAGTGCAAACTTCTTGGAAGACATGGGATTGGAGTAGACATAAATTACGAGGCTTTAATGGTGGCATGGGACAGGTTAAATTTTAAATATGACCCCAGGATGGAAAATCAGTCTACATTAAGTTCGTATCTTGGAATAAAAGAGGAAATAGAATGGGTTAAGCCTGAGATACGCCTTTACCATGGTGATGCGAGGAATTTAGACAAAATTAAGGATGAAAGCATAGAGCTAATAGCTACTCACCCACCTTATGCCAACATTATTGGCTATACAAAAAGGGCACGTTCTCTTGTCGAGGGGGATCTATCCAACGTTAAGTCAATAGATGAGTTTGTTTCAGAAATGAAAAAAGTTGCCGAAGAGTTCTACAGGGTACTGAAACCTGGAAAATACACTGCTATTTTGATGGGGGACACTAGACGTCACAGACATTACGTTCCTATAGCGTTCAGAGTCATGAAGGTCTTTCTGGAAGTTGGATTTATACTAAAGGAAGACATTATCAAAATCCAGCACCACATGAGGGGTACAGAACCCTGGAAAGCGAGGAAGAGGGACTTCTATTTGATAGCTCATGAACATCTGTTCGTGTTTAGGAAACCCAGCAAAAAGGAGAAAATAGCGAAATTTAGAGACAGCATCAAGATCTAG
- a CDS encoding MBL fold metallo-hydrolase, with amino-acid sequence MRVIPLASESLGVRSLATFVEAGGIKILIDPGVALGPKRYGLPPAKVEIEALHRMRRKLQGYAGKADVVTISHYHYDHHTPFFEGLYESSSEEYAREIYERKLLFIKHPRENINFSQKKRAWAFLKKAEPIAKRVEFADGRSFDLGGVTLEFSPAVPHGSEGSKLGFVVMTLIDDGFRLIHASDIQLLNRKAVEWIIEKVPDLLITGGPPTYLGKRAEGSWETGIKNLNEIIRETGADIILDHHIVRDKRYPKFFDELEKSPKTFAGYLRVEDRPLEAYRRELHGRERGENAEVPFKLR; translated from the coding sequence ATGAGGGTAATTCCACTCGCCTCAGAAAGCCTCGGCGTGAGGAGCCTGGCAACGTTCGTGGAAGCCGGAGGAATAAAAATCCTCATAGACCCCGGTGTCGCCCTCGGGCCGAAGCGCTACGGCCTTCCGCCGGCGAAGGTTGAGATAGAGGCACTCCACAGGATGCGCCGCAAGCTCCAGGGATACGCGGGGAAAGCGGACGTAGTGACGATCTCCCACTACCACTACGACCACCATACTCCATTCTTCGAAGGCCTCTACGAGAGCTCCAGCGAGGAATACGCGAGGGAGATATACGAAAGAAAGCTCCTTTTCATAAAGCACCCACGGGAAAACATAAACTTCAGCCAGAAAAAGAGGGCCTGGGCCTTCCTCAAGAAAGCGGAGCCGATAGCGAAAAGGGTTGAGTTTGCGGACGGCAGGAGCTTCGACCTCGGCGGAGTTACGCTGGAGTTCTCACCCGCTGTTCCGCACGGAAGTGAGGGCTCGAAGCTCGGCTTCGTCGTGATGACGCTAATAGACGACGGCTTCCGCTTAATCCACGCGAGCGACATCCAGCTCCTCAACAGAAAGGCTGTGGAGTGGATAATCGAGAAGGTTCCGGATCTGCTCATAACAGGTGGACCGCCGACGTACCTGGGAAAAAGAGCAGAGGGGAGCTGGGAGACGGGAATCAAAAACCTCAACGAGATAATCCGCGAGACTGGAGCAGATATAATACTCGACCATCACATCGTCAGGGATAAACGCTATCCGAAGTTCTTTGACGAGCTGGAGAAAAGCCCCAAAACGTTCGCGGGCTATCTACGGGTGGAGGACAGACCGCTCGAAGCATACAGGCGGGAGCTTCACGGAAGAGAAAGGGGTGAGAACGCGGAGGTGCCTTTCAAGTTACGTTGA
- a CDS encoding DNA adenine methylase — protein MAEPILKWAGGKRQILHEIVALMPEDFRNRTFHEPFFGGGAVTFWMEPKRGTINDINPKLINFYVVVRDHVDELIDDAKGHKNEKEYFYKARAEFNEIVRSGFEIPNIRLASLLLYLNKTAFNGLYRENRKGEFNVPFGRYKNPKIVDEERLRTASEVLKKLDIYNEDFTYILRVAKPGDLVYFDPPYHPVSETASFTSYSKEDFSKEDQKRLRDVCLELHEKGVYFILSNSYVKPVRELYEGIEGFEIFKIYAKRPINSKADRRGEVPEMLVTNIPEEMRLGPMKAVELVKTINGKQPAHQKKFNGGISGQKALVEFL, from the coding sequence ATGGCAGAACCTATCCTTAAGTGGGCCGGTGGAAAGAGACAGATACTCCATGAAATCGTTGCGTTAATGCCTGAGGACTTTAGAAATAGAACGTTCCACGAGCCATTTTTTGGCGGCGGTGCTGTTACTTTCTGGATGGAGCCCAAAAGGGGAACTATAAACGACATAAACCCTAAACTCATCAACTTTTATGTTGTCGTTAGAGACCACGTTGACGAACTAATTGACGACGCAAAGGGGCACAAAAATGAGAAGGAGTACTTCTACAAGGCCCGTGCTGAGTTCAATGAGATAGTCAGAAGTGGATTTGAGATTCCAAATATCAGACTCGCGAGCCTGCTTTTGTACTTAAATAAAACTGCTTTCAATGGTTTATATCGTGAGAATAGGAAAGGCGAGTTCAATGTACCGTTTGGTAGATACAAAAACCCTAAAATAGTGGATGAAGAGCGGCTCAGAACGGCTAGTGAAGTTTTGAAAAAGCTCGATATTTACAACGAAGATTTCACTTACATCTTGAGAGTTGCGAAGCCTGGAGACTTGGTTTATTTTGATCCTCCCTATCACCCGGTTTCAGAAACTGCCAGTTTTACTAGCTATTCGAAAGAAGACTTCAGCAAAGAAGATCAGAAGCGCCTCAGGGATGTTTGCCTTGAGCTGCATGAGAAAGGGGTTTACTTTATCCTGAGCAACTCCTATGTAAAGCCGGTTCGTGAGCTGTATGAGGGGATAGAGGGATTTGAGATATTCAAGATCTACGCGAAGAGGCCAATAAACTCAAAAGCCGATCGCAGGGGTGAAGTTCCAGAGATGCTTGTTACGAATATTCCAGAAGAAATGAGGCTAGGTCCCATGAAAGCTGTAGAGCTTGTAAAAACTATTAATGGAAAACAACCTGCTCATCAAAAGAAATTTAATGGAGGTATTTCTGGTCAGAAGGCACTCGTGGAGTTCTTATAA
- a CDS encoding metal-sulfur cluster assembly factor — protein MVTEVDVLARMKELIDEDLVKTVEVKEDGTLFIELSKEIDDTTLIKLQTELGNMDGIKAIEIKQPKKKEAPVENVELTKEMILEKLKEVIDPEIGIDVVNLGLIYELDIRPDNTVYIKMTMTTPGCPLTMWILRAVEDKVLEIPGVKDAEIELTFDPPWTPDRISPEYKKRLGLY, from the coding sequence ATGGTCACGGAAGTTGATGTTCTCGCGAGGATGAAGGAACTCATAGACGAAGATCTAGTTAAAACCGTGGAGGTTAAAGAGGACGGTACCCTGTTCATAGAGCTCTCAAAGGAGATCGATGACACGACGCTGATAAAGCTCCAAACAGAGCTCGGGAACATGGATGGGATAAAGGCAATAGAGATAAAACAGCCAAAGAAAAAGGAAGCCCCGGTGGAAAACGTTGAACTCACCAAGGAGATGATTCTCGAAAAGCTCAAGGAGGTTATCGATCCAGAGATTGGGATAGACGTGGTCAACCTCGGGCTCATCTACGAACTTGATATAAGACCCGACAATACGGTTTACATAAAGATGACCATGACGACTCCCGGCTGTCCTCTCACTATGTGGATTCTGAGAGCAGTTGAGGACAAAGTCCTTGAGATTCCCGGTGTTAAAGATGCCGAGATAGAGCTAACCTTCGACCCGCCCTGGACACCCGACAGAATCAGTCCGGAGTACAAGAAGAGGCTCGGACTCTACTGA
- a CDS encoding ferredoxin, translating to MPMAKWRVWVDEEYCVGDAVCVSFCPEVFELDEETGKARTKVDVVGDDLYDCVKEAMEACTAACIYMEQVE from the coding sequence ATGCCCATGGCCAAGTGGAGGGTATGGGTGGATGAGGAATACTGCGTAGGCGATGCCGTTTGCGTTAGCTTTTGCCCGGAGGTCTTTGAGCTGGATGAAGAAACCGGAAAGGCAAGAACAAAGGTCGATGTGGTGGGAGATGACCTCTACGACTGCGTTAAAGAGGCAATGGAAGCCTGCACCGCAGCTTGCATCTACATGGAGCAAGTTGAATAG